ATTTTGTCCAAATTGGACTTAGTCACTTCGATAAAGTAACCAAAAACCTTGTTGTAACGAATTTTAAGTGTGTGAATGCCAGTTGCTTTGCGTTCCGATGCTTCCAGTTCAGCGATCCATTGTTTAGAATTCTTCATGGCATCACGATAGCTATCCAGTTTTTGATTGTATCCTCGGAGAATCAAGCCACCGTCTGTCACTGAAATCGGCGGTTCGGGTTCAATCGCACGGCGAATCAATCCAGCGACATCGCTGACTGGGTCCATTTTACTGCGAAGTGCCTTAAAACTGCCATCATCAAGCTTACCCAGCACATCCTGAATAGCCGGGATCTGATCCAAAGAGGTTTGCAACTGAATTAAGTCACGACCATTAACGGTACCAAAAGCAACTCGGCCAGCTAACCGCTCAAGATCATAGACTTTAGTTAGTCGTTCCTGCAACTCACTGCGTTCAAAAAAGTGATCCAACAAATCCTGAACCTGATTTTGCCGCACACTGATCGCATCAATATCCAGTAATGGTCGATCCAGCCATTGTTTCAATAAGCGGCCACCCATCGCTGTTTTGGTCGAATCAAGCAACGACAACAAGGTGTCACCTTTGCGTCCCGTTCTGCTGTTTTGCAAAATGTCGAGGTTACTACGGGCGTCCTGATCCATTTCCAGATAGGCGGAAGGTTGATAAGCAACCGCTTTTTGAATATGGGCCAAGCTGCGTTTCTGCGTGTTCAATAAATAGGCCATTAGCATCTGCACAACGGCAGCCTCTGCAGGATCAGTTAGCTCCTGTGACACATAACTGCCTTCACTCGTCGGTTCGGCATCCGGTTGGACTGACAGAAGCCGTTCCCCTTGCTTGAGCATTCCCGCGTCGTCATCGGTCAATTCCTCAGGCACAACGATTTCTTTGGTGGCCAGCGCACTCAGTTCGTTTTGCAGAGCAAATTTGCTTTTTAGATCCGTCACTTTGAGCTCACCGGTCGATACATCGGCATACGCAAACGCATAACCTGCTGCATGCGGCATCACAGCGGTAATATAGTTATTCGACTTGGCTGCACCGGCTTTGATGTCAACATTTGTCCCTGGCGTTACCAACTGAATGACGGCTCGTTTAACCATCCCGACAGCTTTTTTAGGGTCCTCCATCTGTTCACAGATCGCAACTTTGTAACCGTGGTCAATTAAAATATCAACGTAACTTTGGACAGCATGGTGCGGGACACCAGCCATTGGGATAGGATCGTCAGCACTCTTGTTTCGTGCAGTTAATGTTAGTTCGAGCAACTGAGCACCTTTGATGGCATCATCATTGAACAATTCATAAAAATCTCCGATGCGGTAAAACAAAAACGCATCCGGATATTGCGCCTTGATTTCGTTGTACTGCTGCATCATAGGCGTTTCACTGGTTTTTTGCGGCACGAAATTCACCCTTCGTCCTTTGACTTTCTTTGACGTTCTATATGAACCATTTTAACAGGTGCGTCAACTTTGAGCGACCCCCTGGCAAGTGCAAAGAGTGAGTTGTCGCGGTTAGAAATCGAAGCATCGGTAAACTTGAAGTTAAATGGCTGGTTTTGAGCCATTTAGCTTCAAGTTTCTTATGTACAGATTTCCGCGGCTACGTATACGTTCAAACCAAAAAACGATCAGATCATCATGATCTAACCGTTTTGCAAGTAGTCTCCCTACTTCTTCAAATGATAACTGTAAGTGGCAATGATGACATTCTCGCGACTTGCAAAGGCGGCGCGCAGGCGGAAGTTGGTTTGGTTGTGAAGAATATTCTGCCATTTTTTACGTGGTACGAACTGCGGAATGAGTACCGTGGTTGTAAAGTTCCGTTTGGCGGCGTTGCGCGCGACGATGTCAACGAAGCGAATAGTTGGGGCTTCGATGGAACGGTATGATGAGTGGATATCAACAAATCGCACCTCTGGAAAATCCGCGCGGAATTCGCTTTGGGTTTCTTTTTCCTTATTGGGATTCTCGTCCATCGAAACGTGCATAGCAATGACATAGTCGCCAATTGACTGAGCATAATTTAAGGCCGCGCGCGTAACCCGAGTGACATTACCGACCAAAACAATGACGGTGCTGCCATCGTAATCATGTTGTGCCACTTCGACCGGCAAGCGTAATTGCTCAGCAACTTTGTCATAATGATCGCGAATTTTATAAAACATGAAAATGGCGAGTGGCATCACAATAAAGAATGGCCAGATATCAAGCAATCGGTAAGCAAACAGGATGACGAGAATTGCAAAGGAAATCAACGCGCCAGAGAAGTTAGCAATCGTTTTGCCAATCCAACCTTTTCCGCGATGACGGAACCAATGGATAATCATCCCACTTTGCGACAAGGTAAATGGAATGAACACACCAACCGCGTACAACGGAATCAGCCGTTCAGTTGATCCTTGGAAAATCGTAATCAGCGCCGCGGCTCCTAACGCCAGTGTCAAAATCCCGTTAGAGTAACCCAAGCGATCGCCACGATCCAGATACATATGCGGCATAAACTTATCTTTGGCCAAATTAAAAGCCAAAACTGGAAAAGCTGAAAATCCGGTATTGGCTGCCACAGCCAAGATCAAGGCGGTCGCAAATTGAACAACGTAGTACATGATACCTGCTCCGCCAAAGGTTTCTTTGGCCACTTGCGAAAGCACCGTCACTTTGGCCACCGGCACAATACCGTACCAATAGTTCAAAAATGTAATACCAGCAAAGAAGAAGCCAAGGATGGCAGCCATGATGGCCAACGTTTTAGCCGCATTCTTTTCTTTAGGCATTTTAAAAAACGGCACCGCATTACTAATTGCTTCAACCCCAGTCAGTGAACTGGACCCACTGGAAAATGCCCGGAAGATCAAGGCCATCGAGACTCCCGGAATCGCTGCACCGACAAAGGAAGTTGCCTTGTACGGAATAGCGCCTGTTGCCACTTGGTAAAGTCCCCAGATGATCATGCCCGTCATGACGACAACGAATAAGTAAACCGGGACCATCAAAAAATTGGCCGATTCACTCATGCCACGTAAATTCATGCTCATCAGGATGAAAATGATGATCAGTGAAATGATCACCTGCTTGCCATAAAGCGCAGGAATTGCACTGGTAATCGCTTCAGCACCCGCGGAAACTGAGACTGAAACCGTTAGCATATAATCAATCAGTAATGAAGCGCCTGCGGTTAGGCCGGCATTTTTACCTAGATTTTCGCTAGCGACAACATACGCGCCGCCGCCACTAGGATAGGCGTGAATAATCTGGCGATAGGATAGTGTCAATGAAATCAAGAGCACTAAAACAAAGGCAGCGATCGGCAATGAGTACCAAATCGCAGCCGCTGACAATGTCGTCAGAACTAAGACAATTTGTTCAGTCCCGTAAGCCACACTTGAAAGCGCATCTGACGATAACATCGCCAGTGCCTTGAAAATGTTAAGCTTTTGACCGCCTTCCTCAGAAGATTTCAGTGGTCGCCCAATAAACAGGCGCTTTAAATGCATCATTTTCATTACTCCTATATGACCCGAATGTATCGGGAAAATTTAACCAAAACACAAACAATCATCAGTGTAACCTAAATAGACGCTCAAGCCTACCTTATCTAACGCAACAGGACAACTTGGTGAGATTCCCTGACGAAAAGCCCCAACAATATCGTCCTAACTAGCATGATGTGCAAAAAAGCAAAAACGGCCACCTTCTCGGTGATGCCCGGGAAAGTGGTCGTTTTCGTTACGCCTTTTCGATAATCACAACATCATGGACCTTCAACTTGCGATGAACCTCGTGCTCGATCTCGCTTTTAGCAGCGTGGTCAATTTTAAGGTCAGCTTTAGGCGTATCAGGCAACAGTTTTTCCAAGACAAAATCAATCTCAGCATCTTTAATGGTGCGTTTGTCGTGGGTCAAGACGACATCGACTTGGTCAAATCCTTCAACGTAATAAACATGAACAGATCCTAACGTATATAATTCAAAAAACTTAACCGGCTTTCGATTATAAAGATACCGCATTGTGTTCGGTAACATTTTGTGCAAGCTGGCGTTAAGCCGAATGGGATTTTGAATCAGCTTCATCAAATCGCCCCTTTTTTTGTGTGTGAGCGTGAACCAGCGCGGTAGAAACCGGAGTGTAAGCGGCCTTGAACGTGATGGTCGGGTTGTGACCATTGCGTTCAAGATCCTTACACGCAGGTTGCTGCGCTGGCGAACGCGTTATGACTGAGCGTGAGCTTGCCCGGTTAGAAACCGGAGTATAAGTGGCCTCAAGTGCATTGGCCGGGCTTTGGCCAGTGTGCTTGAGGTCCTTATACGCAGGTTTCTGGGCAAGCGAACGCGTTATGACTGAGCGTGAGCCAGCGCGGTAGAAACCGGAGTGTAAGCGGCCTTGAACGTGATGGTCGGGTTGTGACCATTGCGTTCAAGGTCCTTACACGCAGGTTGCTGCGCTGGCGAACGCGTTATGACCGCGACATCGCTTTGATGTCCACGGCTGATGATCTTATTAATTAACCATCATACAACATGAAACCATCTTTATTTTACCAATGAATGCCCCTTAGTGACTAATGATTAGGCACAGAAATGTTAATTAACTTCATAAAGTGACCTTGAAAACTTGAAAAGCACACTATGTAAACAACAAAAGCACCGGCGCATAAGCCAGTGCTTTTGTTGAACGCATAGGCAGAAATTACATCATACCGCCCATGCCTGCTGCTGGGTTAGCACCAGCGGCAGCATTATTATTTGCATTTGGATCTGGCTTGTCAGCAACAACGGCTTCAGTCGTCAGCATCAAAGCAGCAACGGAAGCGGCGTTTTGCAATGCAGAACGGGTCACTTTGGTTGGGTCAATAATACCTGACTTAGCCATATCTTCCCATTCATCAGTAGCGGCATTGTAACCAACGCCTTGCTTTTCCTTCTTCAGCTGTTCAACGATGACAGAACCTTCTTTGCCGGCGTTCTCAGCAATCTGGCGAACAGGTTCCTCAAGCGCACGTAGCACGATGTTGATCCCGGTTTGAACGTCGCCTTCTTCTTTCAAAGCAGCAACTGCAGGCAAAACATCTACCAGAGCTGTACCGCCGCCAGCAACGTAACCTTCTTCAACCGCGGCACGGGTCGCATTCAAAGCATCTTCGATCCGATACTTGCGTTCCTTCAATTCAGTTTCAGTAGCGGCACCAACCTTGACAACCGCAACACCGCCAGCTAACTTAGCCAAACGCTCTTGCAACTTTTCACGGTCGAAGTCACTGGTCGTGTCATCAATTTGCTTCTTGATGATATTAACCCGTTCAGCAATGGCATCCTTAGAGCCAGCGCCATCAACAATCGTGGTGTTGTCCTTGGTAACCGTTACCTTGCCGGCACGACCCAATTGTTCAAGCTTGGTGTCTTTAAGATCCAAGCCAAGGTCAGAACTGATCACGGTACCACCAGTCAAGGTAGCGATATCTTCAAGTTGAGCCTTACGCCGATCACCAAAGCCAGGGGCCTTAACCGCAACAACATTGAAGGTACCACGAATCTTGTTCAGAACTAAGGTTGGCAATGCTTCACCAGCAACGTCGTCAGCAATGATCAACAGTGCCTTACCTTGTTGAACGATTTCTTGTAACAGCGGCAAAATGTCCTGAATATTGGAAATCTTTTTGTCGGTGATCAAGATATAAGGATCGTCAAGGTCAGCTTCCATCTTATCATTATCAGTGACCATGTACTGGCTCAGATAGCCGCGATCAAACTGCATCCCTTCAACAACAGAGAGTTCAGTGTCAATCCCTTTGCTTTCTTCAATGGTAATCACACCATCGTGGCCAACTTTTTCCATGGCGTCGGCAATCAGACTACCAACTTCTGTATTTGAGGAAGAAACGGACGCAACCTGCGCGATTTCTTTCTTACCATTAACTTTGTGGCTAATCTTGTGCAATTCGTCAACGGCAGCCTTAGTTGCTTTTTCAATCCCTGTGCGAATGCCAACAGGATTAGCACCGGCTGTAACGTTCTTCATGCCTTCGCGGATAATACTTTGTGCCAAAACCGTTGCGGTTGTGGTACCATCACCAGCAATGTCATTTGTCTTGGAAGCAACTTCGGCAACCAACTTGGCGCCCATGTTTTCGTAGTGATCTTCCAAGTCAATGGACTTCGCAATTGTGACACCGTCATTGGTAATTTCCGGTGAGCCATAGCTCTTGTCCAAAACAACGTTGCGGCCTTTTGGTCCTAAGGTTGTCTTAACTGTGTTTGCCAACTGATCAACGCCGCGCAGCATTGCAGCACGTGCGTCTTCAGAGAATTTAATTTCTTTTGCCATTGTTTTTATTCACCTCAAAATTGATCGATTATTTAGTTACGCAATTGCCATGATGTCTTTTTCATGCAATACAAGGTAGTCTTGACCTTCATACTTCACTTCAGAGCCGGCGTATTTGTCGT
This genomic window from Lacticaseibacillus paracasei subsp. paracasei contains:
- a CDS encoding DUF1827 family protein — its product is MKLIQNPIRLNASLHKMLPNTMRYLYNRKPVKFFELYTLGSVHVYYVEGFDQVDVVLTHDKRTIKDAEIDFVLEKLLPDTPKADLKIDHAAKSEIEHEVHRKLKVHDVVIIEKA
- a CDS encoding APC family permease yields the protein MMHLKRLFIGRPLKSSEEGGQKLNIFKALAMLSSDALSSVAYGTEQIVLVLTTLSAAAIWYSLPIAAFVLVLLISLTLSYRQIIHAYPSGGGAYVVASENLGKNAGLTAGASLLIDYMLTVSVSVSAGAEAITSAIPALYGKQVIISLIIIFILMSMNLRGMSESANFLMVPVYLFVVVMTGMIIWGLYQVATGAIPYKATSFVGAAIPGVSMALIFRAFSSGSSSLTGVEAISNAVPFFKMPKEKNAAKTLAIMAAILGFFFAGITFLNYWYGIVPVAKVTVLSQVAKETFGGAGIMYYVVQFATALILAVAANTGFSAFPVLAFNLAKDKFMPHMYLDRGDRLGYSNGILTLALGAAALITIFQGSTERLIPLYAVGVFIPFTLSQSGMIIHWFRHRGKGWIGKTIANFSGALISFAILVILFAYRLLDIWPFFIVMPLAIFMFYKIRDHYDKVAEQLRLPVEVAQHDYDGSTVIVLVGNVTRVTRAALNYAQSIGDYVIAMHVSMDENPNKEKETQSEFRADFPEVRFVDIHSSYRSIEAPTIRFVDIVARNAAKRNFTTTVLIPQFVPRKKWQNILHNQTNFRLRAAFASRENVIIATYSYHLKK
- the mutS gene encoding DNA mismatch repair protein MutS encodes the protein MPQKTSETPMMQQYNEIKAQYPDAFLFYRIGDFYELFNDDAIKGAQLLELTLTARNKSADDPIPMAGVPHHAVQSYVDILIDHGYKVAICEQMEDPKKAVGMVKRAVIQLVTPGTNVDIKAGAAKSNNYITAVMPHAAGYAFAYADVSTGELKVTDLKSKFALQNELSALATKEIVVPEELTDDDAGMLKQGERLLSVQPDAEPTSEGSYVSQELTDPAEAAVVQMLMAYLLNTQKRSLAHIQKAVAYQPSAYLEMDQDARSNLDILQNSRTGRKGDTLLSLLDSTKTAMGGRLLKQWLDRPLLDIDAISVRQNQVQDLLDHFFERSELQERLTKVYDLERLAGRVAFGTVNGRDLIQLQTSLDQIPAIQDVLGKLDDGSFKALRSKMDPVSDVAGLIRRAIEPEPPISVTDGGLILRGYNQKLDSYRDAMKNSKQWIAELEASERKATGIHTLKIRYNKVFGYFIEVTKSNLDKIPEGRYERKQTLTNAERFITPELKEKETLILEAQESSTALEYDLFQDIRDKVKAQIKRLQALAAQISSLDVLQSFATVAENSHYVRPTMHAGTHDINVKGGRHPVVEHVLGRDSYIPNDVIMNHDTDMLLITGPNMSGKSTYMRQLALIVIMAQAGSFVPADVADLPIFDQIFTRIGAADDLANGESTFMVEMLEANAALSHATASSLILFDEIGRGTATYDGMALAQAIIEFLHDHVHAKTLFSTHYHELTSLSDSLAKLKNVHVGAVEEHGNLVFLHKMMPGPADKSYGIHVAKLAGLPADLLARADTILKQLEADAPNKTAPAPAPQVEEQQLSLFEEPKPTPKNSPILTKLAKFDLMAATPMDAMNFIFDLQKHLKKK
- the groL gene encoding chaperonin GroEL (60 kDa chaperone family; promotes refolding of misfolded polypeptides especially under stressful conditions; forms two stacked rings of heptamers to form a barrel-shaped 14mer; ends can be capped by GroES; misfolded proteins enter the barrel where they are refolded when GroES binds), coding for MAKEIKFSEDARAAMLRGVDQLANTVKTTLGPKGRNVVLDKSYGSPEITNDGVTIAKSIDLEDHYENMGAKLVAEVASKTNDIAGDGTTTATVLAQSIIREGMKNVTAGANPVGIRTGIEKATKAAVDELHKISHKVNGKKEIAQVASVSSSNTEVGSLIADAMEKVGHDGVITIEESKGIDTELSVVEGMQFDRGYLSQYMVTDNDKMEADLDDPYILITDKKISNIQDILPLLQEIVQQGKALLIIADDVAGEALPTLVLNKIRGTFNVVAVKAPGFGDRRKAQLEDIATLTGGTVISSDLGLDLKDTKLEQLGRAGKVTVTKDNTTIVDGAGSKDAIAERVNIIKKQIDDTTSDFDREKLQERLAKLAGGVAVVKVGAATETELKERKYRIEDALNATRAAVEEGYVAGGGTALVDVLPAVAALKEEGDVQTGINIVLRALEEPVRQIAENAGKEGSVIVEQLKKEKQGVGYNAATDEWEDMAKSGIIDPTKVTRSALQNAASVAALMLTTEAVVADKPDPNANNNAAAGANPAAGMGGMM